In Prunus dulcis chromosome 1, ALMONDv2, whole genome shotgun sequence, the following are encoded in one genomic region:
- the LOC117616474 gene encoding uncharacterized protein LOC117616474, translating to MARALKYTFSDYARNAVSREALLEPTKLQREMEKNGKSQRKKERREIRGQGRKEKDESIPGYVTLHNVKSLDDKKCFQQKKGKKGEAKGWCPQKIEHEVDQLERSDITNEHGLPTCIENNSYLSDGTQSSKKSKPLIVRIKLLKHSEPDASLACSPSGRVDLLPPERTEVVLAPSQPSAETNVELRLVSSKPDQDLPCSTSEGVETIGQKRSASAAFEDQIQSEDSLHASLIENWIPPPIQFADVGDGDEEWLFGTKHQNRCGSKRFKAANNEVSSCTRSTLWPQAQWLLEAGVYALPFTVPF from the exons ATGGCTCGGGCCTTGAAGTACACCTTTAGCGATTATGCGAGGAACGCAGTGAGTAGAGAGGCCTTGCTCGAACCGACTAAG CTccagagagagatggagaaaaATGGCAAGAGtcagaggaagaaagagagaagggagataAGGGGACAAGGGCGTAAAGAGAAGGATGAGTCCATACCTGGTTATGTTACTCTTCACAACGTGAAAAGCCTTGATGACAAAAAGTGTTTCCAGCAAAAGAAGGGTAAAAAAGGGGAAGCAAAGGGATGGTGTCCGCAAAAAATTGAACATGAAGTTGATCAACTGGAGAGAAGTGACATTACGAACGAACATGGGCTGCCAACCTGTATTGAGAACAATTCCTACTTGTCTGATGGAACCCAAAGCAGCAAGAAAAGCAAGCCCTTGATCGTGCGCATTAAATTGCTTAAGCACAGCGAACCAGATGCCTCACTTGCCTGCTCTCCTTCTGGAAGGGTAGATTTGCTTCCTCCAGAGAGAACGGAAGTTGTTCTTGCACCCAGTCAACCCAGTGCAGAGACAAATGTAGAACTCAGGCTGGTCTCTTCAAAACCTGACCAAGATTTACCCTGTTCAACATCAGAGGGGGTCGAAACGATTGGTCAGAAGAGAAGTGCGAGTGCTGCATTTGAAGATCAGATTCAGAGTGAAGATTCACTCCATGCAAGTCTGATTGAGAATTGGATCCCTCCACCGATTCAATTTGCCGATgttggtgatggtgatgaagAATGGCTCTTTGGGACGAAGCATCAAAACAGATGTGGGTCCAAAAGATTTAAAGCTGCTAACAATGAGGTCTCCAGTTGTACAAGGAGCACGCTGTGGCCACAAGCACAGTGGTTGTTGGAGGCTGGCGTATATGCATTACCCTTCACGGTTCCATTCTAG
- the LOC117613334 gene encoding rac-like GTP-binding protein 5, which translates to MSASRFIKCVTVGDGAVGKTCMLISYTSNTFPTDYVPTVFDNFSANVVVDGSTVNLALWDTAGQEDYNRLRPLSYRGADVFILAFSLISKASYENVAKKWIPELQHYAPGVPIILVGTKLDLRDDKQFFIDHSGAVPINTTQGEEMRKLIGAPAYIECSSKTQQNVKAVFDAAIKVVLQPPKQKKKKRKGQKACSIL; encoded by the exons atgagcGCCTCCAGGTTCATAAAGTGCGTGACAGTCGGTGACGGTGCTGTCGGCAAAACCTGCATGCTGATTTCCTACACCAGCAACACCTTTCCTACG GACTACGTGCCGACCGTTTTCGACAATTTCAGTGCTAATGTTGTTGTGGATGGAAGCACTGTCAACTTAGCACTATGGGATACAGCTG GGCAGGAGGATTACAATAGATTAAGGCCCTTGAGCTATCGAGGGGCAGATGTCTTTATCCTCGCTTTTTCTCTCATAAGCAAAGCCAGCTATGAAAATGTTGCAAAAAAG tgGATTCCTGAACTGCAGCATTATGCACCCGGCGTTCCAATAATTCTGGTTGGAACAAAGCTTG ATCTTCGGGATgataaacaattttttattgaccATTCTGGTGCAGTTCCCATTAATACTACTCAG GGAGAGGAAATGAGGAAACTAATTGGAGCGCCAGCATACATTGAGTGTAGCTCAAAAACACAACAG AATGTGAAGGCTGTTTTTGATGCTGCCATTAAGGTTGTGCTCCAGCCGCcaaagcaaaagaagaaaaagagaaagggaCAAAAGGCTTGCTCCATATTGTGA
- the LOC117634140 gene encoding ABC transporter B family member 13-like: MEEVELASNKLSDGDSNPLPKMEQPMSSSKHRSVSLVGLFAAADKVDFVLMLFGSVGACIHGAVLPVFFVLFGRMIDSLGHLAKHPQQLSSRVSQHALYLVYLGLFLFASAWIGVAFWMRTGERQTARLRLKYLQSVLKQDINFFDTEARDTNIIFHISSDAILVQDAIGDKTGHALRYLSQFIVGFGIGFTSVWRLTLLTLAVVPLIAIAGGAYTIIMSTLSEKGEAAYAEAGKVAEEVISQIRTVYSFGGEDRAIEAYSNSLNKALKLGKKSGFAKGVGVGFTYGLLFCAWALLLWYAGILVRHHDTNGGKAFTTIINVIFSGFALGQAAPNLAAIAKGRAAAANIMKMIETDSNSSKVSDNGIVLPKVSGQIDFCEVGFGYPSRPNRVLENLSFSIGAGKTFAVVGPSGSGKSTIISMIQRFYNPISGKILLDGHDVGILQLKWLREQMGLVNQEPALFATTIAGNILFGKEDADMDQIIEAAKAANAHSFIQGLPDGYYTQAGEGGTQLSGGQKQRIAIARAVLRNPKILLLDEATSALDAESEQIVQQALDKIMSHRTTIIVAHRLSTIRDVDTIIVLKNGQVVESGNHSELISKKGEYANLVSLQVLERVKDSKLTSGHSSRDSSFRETANNYQQEAKPITTRQQNPSSAPTASIWELIKLNAPEWPYAILGSVGAVLAGMEAPLFALLITDILTAFYAPTGSQIKQEVKKVALIFVGVAVATVPIYLLQHYFYTLMGERLTTRVRLLMFTAMLSNEVGWFDLDENNTGALTSILAANATLVRSALADRLSTIVQNLALTATAFVIAFTLSWRIAAVVIASLPLLIGASIAEQLFLKGFGGDYNRAYSKATAVAREAIANIRTVAAFGCEERIAIQFASELNQPNKQAVIRGHISGFCYGLSQFFAFCSYALGLWYASILIKHKDSNFGDIMKSFMVLIITALSIAETLALTPDIVKGSQALGPIFRILKRETAINLNAPKSNVVADVKGDIEFRNVSFWYPARPDITIFDNLNLRVSAGKSLAVVGPSGSGKSSVIALVMRFYDPISGTVVIDGYDIKSLNLKSLRKKISLVQQEPALFSTTVYENIKYGNEEASDVEVITAAKAANADGFISRMPEGYKTQVGEKGVQLSGGQKQRVAIARAILKDPSILLLDEATSALDTESEKLVQEALDKLMEGRTTILVAHRLSTIRDANRIALLQNGRVVEMGSHEQLIGRPGSLYKQLVSLQQENSGGIH, encoded by the exons CACGCTTTGTACTTGGTATATCTTGGactctttctttttgcatcAGCCTGGATTG gTGTCGCTTTCTGGATGCGAACCGGGGAGAGGCAGACAGCTCGTTTGCGGTTGAAGTATCTCCAGTCAGTTCTAAAACAGGATATCAATTTTTTCGACACTGAAGCCAGAGACACTAATATTATTTTCCATATTTCAAGCGATGCAATTCTAGTACAAGATGCAATAGGTGACAAG ACAGGCCATGCTCTGCGTTACCTCTCACAGTTCATTGTTGGGTTTGGCATTGGGTTTACATCGGTATGGCGGCTTACGCTTCTGACCTTGGCTGTGGTTCCATTGATAGCTATTGCAGGGGGAGCTTATACAATAATCATGTCTACCTTATCAGAAAAGGGTGAGGCTGCTTATGCTGAAGCCGGAAAAGTTGCTGAAGAG GTTATTTCGCAGATTCGTACTGTGTATTCATTTGGAGGAGAGGACAGAGCCATTGAAGCATACTCAAATTCACTTAATAAGGCCCTCAAACTGGGTAAAAAGAGTGGATTTGCAAAAGGAGTTGGTGTAGGCTTTACATATGGACTGTTGTTTTGTGCTTGGGCATTGCTTCTCTGGTATGCTGGCATacttgtaaggcatcatgacaCAAATGGAGGGAAAGCATTCACAACAATTATCAATGTCATCTTTAGTGGATT tGCTCTTGGTCAAGCTGCTCCAAACCTTGCTGCCATTGCTAAAGGCCGAGCTGCTGCGGCCAATATCATGAAGATGATTGAGACAGATTCTAACTCCTCTAAGGTCTCAGACAATGGAATAGTATTGCCAAAAGTATCTGGGCAGATTGACTTTTGTGAGGTTGGTTTTGGCTATCCATCACGACCTAATAGGGTGTTAGAAAATCTGAGCTTTTCTATTGGCGCTGGCAAGACTTTTGCTGTTGTTGGTCCCAGTGGTTCTGGAAAGAGCACTATTATATCCATGATCCAACGATTCTACAACCCCATTTCag GTAAAATACTGTTGGATGGACATGATGTTGGAATTCTCCAATTAAAATGGTTACGAGAACAGATGGGATTGGTAAACCAAGAACCAGCATTGTTTGCCACCACCATAGCTGGTAACATTCTGTTTGGTAAAGAAGATGCGGACATGGATCAAATCATAGAAGCTGCTAAAGCTGCAAATGCACATTCTTTCATTCAAGGATTACCAGATGGCTACTACACTCAG GCAGGAGAGGGAGGAACTCAGCTTTCAGGAGGGCAAAAGCAGAGAATAGCTATTGCAAGAGCAGTGTtgagaaacccaaaaatattactCTTAGATGAGGCCACAAGTGCTCTTGATGCAGAATCAGAACAAATTGTTCAGCAGGCACTAGACAAAATCATGTCACATCGAACAACAATCATTGTTGCTCATCGGCTGTCCACTATCCGAGATGTGGATACAATCATTGTCTTGAAGAATGGCCAGGTTGTTGAGAGTGGTAACCATTCAGAATTGATATCCAAGAAAGGGGAGTATGCAAATCTGGTGAGCTTGCAGGTATTGGAACGTGTTAAAGATTCCAAGTTAACATCTGGCCATTCTTCAAGAGATTCTAGCTTTCGAGAAACCGCGAATAACTATCAGCAGGAGGCTAAGCCAATCACAACAAGACAGCAGAATCCAAGCTCTGCTCCTACTGCATCAATATGGGaattaataaaactaaatGCCCCTGAGTGGCCCTATGCGATACTCGGGTCAGTTGGTGCAGTTCTGGCCGGAATGGAAGCTCCTCTTTTTGCTCTTTTAATAACTGATATATTGACAGCGTTTTATGCTCCCACTGGTTCTCAAATCAAACAAGAGGTTAAAAAGGTAGCTCTCATATTTGTTGGAGTGGCCGTTGCTACTGTTCCAATATATCTGCTGCAACACTATTTCTATACATTGATGGGGGAGCGGCTCACAACTCGTGTTCGCTTATTAATGTTCACAG CTATGCTTTCCAACGAAGTTGGttggtttgatttggatgAGAATAACACTGGAGCACTGACCTCAATTTTAGCAGCAAATGCAACATTAGTGCGAAGTGCTCTAGCTGACCGTCTATCAACAATTGTGCAGAATCTAGCACTCACAGCGACTGCATTTGTTATTGCCTTCACCCTAAGTTGGCGTATTGCAGCTGTTGTCATTGCCTCTCTCCCACTACTTATTGGAGCTTCCATTGCTGAG CAACTGTTTCTAAAGGGATTTGGAGGGGACTATAACCGTGCCTACTCTAAAGCAACGGCTGTGGCACGTGAAGCAATTGCCAATATCCGTACGGTTGCTGCATTTGGTTGTGAAGAACGGATAGCAATCCAATTCGCCTCAGAACTAAACCAGCCAAACAAGCAAGCAGTTATAAGAGGACACATATCAGGTTTCTGCTATGGTTTGTCGCAGTTTTTTGCATTCTGTTCCTATGCACTTGGCCTTTGGTATGCATCAATACTAATCAAGCATAAAGACTCAAATTTTGGAGACATCATGAAGTCCTTTATGGTCTTAATAATCACCGCTCTGTCAATAGCAGAAACTCTAGCTCTCACGCCAGACATTGTGAAGGGATCACAAGCACTTGGCCCAATTTTCAGAATACTAAAAAGAGAAACAGCCATAAATCTAAATGCTCCCAAATCAAATGTTGTCGCTGATGTCAAAGGAGATATAGAATTCAGGAATGTGAGCTTCTGGTACCCTGCAAGGCCGGATATCACCATTTTCGACAATTTGAATTTAAGGGTCTCGGCAGGAAAGAGTCTTGCAGTTGTCGGCCCAAGCGGGTCAGGGAAGAGTAGTGTGATTGCACTAGTAATGAGATTTTATGACCCCATTTCCGGTACAGTTGTTATTGATGGGTATGATATCAAAAGCTTAAACTTGAAATCGTTAAGGAAGAAGATAAGTCTAGTTCAGCAAGAGCCAGCATTGTTCTCTACGACAGTTTATGAGAATATCAAGTACGGGAATGAGGAAGCATCCGACGTTGAGGTGATAACGGCTGCCAAAGCAGCAAACGCAGATGGTTTCATAAGTAGAATGCCTGAAGGGTACAAAACTCAAGTTGGGGAGAAAGGAGTGCAGTTATCAGGAGGACAGAAACAAAGGGTGGCAATTGCTAGAGCAATATTGAAAGATCCATCGATTCTTCTTTTAGATGAAGCAACAAGTGCATTGGACACAGAGTCTGAGAAGCTTGTTCAAGAGGCCCTTGATAAGCTAATGGAAGGCCGAACAACAATTTTGGTCGCACACAGATTGTCAACTATCCGGGATGCAAATAGAATTGCTCTGCTGCAAAATGGTAGGGTGGTGGAAATGGGAAGCCACGAGCAGCTGATTGGAAGACCCGGTAGTCTCTATAAACAACTAGTTAGTCTACAGCAAGAAAATAGTGGAGGGATTCATTAA